From one Suricata suricatta isolate VVHF042 chromosome 8, meerkat_22Aug2017_6uvM2_HiC, whole genome shotgun sequence genomic stretch:
- the PAQR7 gene encoding membrane progestin receptor alpha isoform X1: MTGGTPGPPWSWVWGAPGPPRATRRRGGGRGERPAGHSRPTPPASGPAHPPPLYQAAGRWGTPRAAVRVGLLCRFAPPQLPAWPTAMATVVAQRLSHLLPSWRQAHQEPQPSGQPEPVFTVDRTQVPPLFWKPYVYAGYRPLHQTWRFYFRTLFQQHNEAVNVWTHLLAALALLLRLAIFVRSVDFWGDPHALPLFLIVLASFTYLSLSALAHLLQAKSEFWHYNFFFLDYVGVAVYQFGSALAHFYYAIEPAWHAQVQTVFLPLAAFLAWLSCTGSCYNKYIQKPGLLGRTCQEVPSALAYALDISPVVHRILVSPDPTTDDPALLYHKCQVVFFLLAAAFFSAFVPERWFPGSCHIFGQGHQVFHVFLVLCTLAQLEAVALDFEARRPIYEPLHTRWPHNFSGLFLLTVGSSVLTAFLLSQLVRRKLDQKTQ, encoded by the exons ATGACCGGAGGAACTCCCGGGCCTCCGTGGTCCTGGGTGTGGGGAGCCCCCGGGCCGCCGCGTGCAACACGTAGGcgcggaggggggaggggggagaggccGGCGGGTCACTCGCGCCCCACCCCGCCCGCCTCCGGGCCGGCCCACCCGCCGCCCCTTTATCAGGCTGCCGGGCGCTGGGGGACGCCGAGGGCGGCGGTCCGAGTGGGCCTGCTTTGCCGTTTCGCTCCGCCGCAG CTCCCTGCCTGGCCCACGGCCATGGCCACAGTGGTGGCCCAGAGGCTCAGCCATCTCCTGCCCAGTTGGCGGCAGGCCCACCAGGAGCCTCAGCCCTCTGGGCAGCCCGAGCCTGTGTTCACAGTGGATcgcacccaggtgccacccctcTTCTGGAAGCCGTACGTCTACGCAGGCTACCGGCCACTGCATCAGACCTGGCGCTTCTACTTCCGCACGCTGTTCCAGCAGCACAATGAGGCGGTGAACGTGTGGACCCACCTGCTGGCGGCCCTGGCGCTGCTGCTGCGGCTGGCCATCTTCGTGAGGTCGGTGGACTTCTGGGGAGACCCGCAcgccctgcccctcttcctcatCGTCCTTGCCTCCTTCACCTACCTCTCCCTCAGTGCCCTGGCTCACCTCCTGCAGGCCAAGTCCGAGTTCTGGCATTACAATTTCTTCTTCCTGGACTACGTGGGTGTAGCCGTGTACCAGTTTGGCAGCGCCCTGGCGCACTTCTACTATGCCATCGAGCCTGCCTGGCACGCGCAGGTGCAGACTGTCTTCCTGCCCCTGGCCGCCTTTCTCGCCTGGCTTTCTTGCACTGGCTCCTGCTACAACAAGTATATCCAGAAGCCTGGCCTGCTGGGCCGCACTTGCCAGGAGGTGCCCTCGGCGCTGGCCTATGCCCTGGACATCAGCCCCGTGGTGCACCGCATCCTGGTGTCCCCTGACCCTACCACAGATGACCCGGCTCTCCTCTACCACAAGTGCCAGGTGGTCTTCTTCCTGCTGGCTGCCGCCTTCTTCTCCGCCTTTGTGCCCGAGCGCTGGTTTCCCGGCAGCTGCCACATCTTCGGGCAGGGCCACCAGGTCTTCCACGTCTTCCTGGTGCTGTGCACGCTGGCTCAGCTGGAGGCCGTGGCCCTGGACTTCGAGGCCCGGCGGCCCATCTATGAGCCTCTGCATACCCGCTGGCCCCACAACTTCTCCGGCCTCTTTCTGCTCACCGTGGGCAGCAGCGTCCTGACCGCGTTCCTCCTGAGCCAGCTGGTCCGGCGCAAGCTGGACCAGAAGACCCAGTGA
- the PAQR7 gene encoding membrane progestin receptor alpha isoform X2, which produces MATVVAQRLSHLLPSWRQAHQEPQPSGQPEPVFTVDRTQVPPLFWKPYVYAGYRPLHQTWRFYFRTLFQQHNEAVNVWTHLLAALALLLRLAIFVRSVDFWGDPHALPLFLIVLASFTYLSLSALAHLLQAKSEFWHYNFFFLDYVGVAVYQFGSALAHFYYAIEPAWHAQVQTVFLPLAAFLAWLSCTGSCYNKYIQKPGLLGRTCQEVPSALAYALDISPVVHRILVSPDPTTDDPALLYHKCQVVFFLLAAAFFSAFVPERWFPGSCHIFGQGHQVFHVFLVLCTLAQLEAVALDFEARRPIYEPLHTRWPHNFSGLFLLTVGSSVLTAFLLSQLVRRKLDQKTQ; this is translated from the coding sequence ATGGCCACAGTGGTGGCCCAGAGGCTCAGCCATCTCCTGCCCAGTTGGCGGCAGGCCCACCAGGAGCCTCAGCCCTCTGGGCAGCCCGAGCCTGTGTTCACAGTGGATcgcacccaggtgccacccctcTTCTGGAAGCCGTACGTCTACGCAGGCTACCGGCCACTGCATCAGACCTGGCGCTTCTACTTCCGCACGCTGTTCCAGCAGCACAATGAGGCGGTGAACGTGTGGACCCACCTGCTGGCGGCCCTGGCGCTGCTGCTGCGGCTGGCCATCTTCGTGAGGTCGGTGGACTTCTGGGGAGACCCGCAcgccctgcccctcttcctcatCGTCCTTGCCTCCTTCACCTACCTCTCCCTCAGTGCCCTGGCTCACCTCCTGCAGGCCAAGTCCGAGTTCTGGCATTACAATTTCTTCTTCCTGGACTACGTGGGTGTAGCCGTGTACCAGTTTGGCAGCGCCCTGGCGCACTTCTACTATGCCATCGAGCCTGCCTGGCACGCGCAGGTGCAGACTGTCTTCCTGCCCCTGGCCGCCTTTCTCGCCTGGCTTTCTTGCACTGGCTCCTGCTACAACAAGTATATCCAGAAGCCTGGCCTGCTGGGCCGCACTTGCCAGGAGGTGCCCTCGGCGCTGGCCTATGCCCTGGACATCAGCCCCGTGGTGCACCGCATCCTGGTGTCCCCTGACCCTACCACAGATGACCCGGCTCTCCTCTACCACAAGTGCCAGGTGGTCTTCTTCCTGCTGGCTGCCGCCTTCTTCTCCGCCTTTGTGCCCGAGCGCTGGTTTCCCGGCAGCTGCCACATCTTCGGGCAGGGCCACCAGGTCTTCCACGTCTTCCTGGTGCTGTGCACGCTGGCTCAGCTGGAGGCCGTGGCCCTGGACTTCGAGGCCCGGCGGCCCATCTATGAGCCTCTGCATACCCGCTGGCCCCACAACTTCTCCGGCCTCTTTCTGCTCACCGTGGGCAGCAGCGTCCTGACCGCGTTCCTCCTGAGCCAGCTGGTCCGGCGCAAGCTGGACCAGAAGACCCAGTGA